The window TTCATCGTTGTGAACTTGTGACGCGCAATACGAAAGACTTTGCCGGGCTGCCGGGCGTAATCATACCCTATAACTTATAGACCAGGCGTCTGTCCGCCGCCCGGTCATGGTGAATACTTACTCCCCTTCCCCCGGAAACAGGAACGGGTTAATGGAGCTACGGGCAAAGCCCTCCTGTTCCATACGCGCATCCAGCACCAGTGAGGCAAGGTCGTCGGCGACGGCTTCGACTTTCGGGTCTTTTTCCTGATAGAGGATCTTCAGGTAGGTGCCGCAGTCGCCGCAGCTTTCGGCTTTGATTGCCGCCTGTTCGTTTTCCAGCGACCAGTAGTTTAAATCGCGGCTCTGCTCGCAGTTGCTGCATTTCACCCGCACCACGTGCCATTCGGTTTCACACAGGTTGCAGTGCAGGTAGCGCAACCCCTGGGTCGTGCCGATTTGTACCATGCTGGAGACCGGCATTGAGCCGCATACCGGACAGAACTGACGCTGTTCGCCGTATTCTGCGTGGGCTTTGCCGGGGATCAGGCTCGCCATCTGCGCCCAGTAGAGCGACAGCGCGGCCCAGATAAACGGGGCTTTATCGCTGCTGACCGAGGCGAAATCCGCAGCAAACAGCGCGCTCGCCATCTGCTCCAGCTCCTGTTCGGACGCTTTCTCCAGATTTTCAATTACCGCCAGCGCCGGACCGCTCATCTCTGGCTTCAGTTCAGCGATCAGCGAGTGCAGGAGCTTCTGCCAGTGCTTATCGCGTGGCAGCACGTGAATATCCAGCGGCGGTTTGCCCTG is drawn from Citrobacter rodentium NBRC 105723 = DSM 16636 and contains these coding sequences:
- the fdhE gene encoding formate dehydrogenase accessory protein FdhE, with product MSIRIIPQDELEKSEKRATDMIPPLLFPRLKNLYNRRAERLRELAENNPLGDYLRFAALIAHAQEVVLYDHPLQMDLTARIKEANEQGKPPLDIHVLPRDKHWQKLLHSLIAELKPEMSGPALAVIENLEKASEQELEQMASALFAADFASVSSDKAPFIWAALSLYWAQMASLIPGKAHAEYGEQRQFCPVCGSMPVSSMVQIGTTQGLRYLHCNLCETEWHVVRVKCSNCEQSRDLNYWSLENEQAAIKAESCGDCGTYLKILYQEKDPKVEAVADDLASLVLDARMEQEGFARSSINPFLFPGEGE